The DNA segment TACAGCCCCCGAGCTACTGCTCCTCAACGCTAAATCCCAGATAGCTTTCCACGAATCTGTTGTCAGATTAACCTTCATTGTTTTAGTATTTACAGTAATTAGTCCTTGTGTATAGGCGATCCGATTGGCGATTCCGACCGTAGTATCAGCTAGAGGTGTCCCAAAGCCATATATTTTGTCATTGCTGCTAGGATCAACAGGAAACTGCTGCGCAAGATTCAAAATTTCCTCCCAGGTCATATTATCATGCGGAGGTTCAACACCATGTTTTTGAAATAGATCCTTATTATAATACAGCGCATTTGCATAAAATCTCGGACTCAGTCCATACAGCTTTCCGTTCCCTTTTCCCTTCAAAAATTCAATTACAGAGGGGTTGATATCATCTATATCATACTGATCTTTCTTAATAAGTGGCTCCAAATCCACGAGCAGGCCGTCTATTCCAAACTGTTCATATTGTTCTGAACTCAAAAGAAGAATATCCGGCTTAGTCTCTTCAATCGCTAACTTAAGGGCATCCTTGCCGGATTCAAGATTAAGATTCTGTGTTTCAATAACTTCAATTTCTGTCGGGTACTTGGTTTGGAACATATCACCATAATCCTGGTAAAAAAAATTTTCACTGTGATACATCACCCTGAGATGCCTTGTTTGTTTTTCTTTAATTGAACTGCTAACTGTACATCCCGTAAGAAGTATGCAGAAAAAGAGTATAAACACTTTATTTACATGCTTGATAGGCACCTTAATATTCTACCTCCATTTATCAGATCTTTTCATATTCTAACCTGTAAATATCTGTGGAGTTCATCAGTGATGTGATTACCACTTCGTACCGCTT comes from the Paenibacillus lentus genome and includes:
- a CDS encoding ABC transporter substrate-binding protein; amino-acid sequence: MPIKHVNKVFILFFCILLTGCTVSSSIKEKQTRHLRVMYHSENFFYQDYGDMFQTKYPTEIEVIETQNLNLESGKDALKLAIEETKPDILLLSSEQYEQFGIDGLLVDLEPLIKKDQYDIDDINPSVIEFLKGKGNGKLYGLSPRFYANALYYNKDLFQKHGVEPPHDNMTWEEILNLAQQFPVDPSSNDKIYGFGTPLADTTVGIANRIAYTQGLITVNTKTMKVNLTTDSWKAIWDLALRSSSSGAVYLPEQSFSASSLEDYYRSLP